GGATACCATCCGGCGATTCCTGTCAGAAGTAAACCAATACCTGAAACCCAATGGCAATATGCTGCTTTTGGTCTCATCTCTTACAAATCCCAAAGAAGTCATTCGTTTGATGAACAATGAGGATTTCAATGTCAGCACAATTTGCGAAGATAGTTGCTTTTTTGAGAAATTAATGGTACTGCATGGAAAGCTGGATAGCTAACCGTTTTACACCATTCTTATATATGGCGATAAACATATTTTTAATACACATTTCGTCCTGACTTTATTTTTTGCTTATCCGGAGTTGGAAAAAATGCAATATAGTATGGGAATTGATGCTGGTGGGACTTATACTGATTCGGTCATTGTCCGGGATTCGGATGGAAAAATTGTGGATTCAAGCAAGGCACGGACAACTTATCCTGATCTGCTTGAAGGTATACGCAATTCAATTGACGGACTTGATAAGTCTTACCTTGAAAACATAAAACTTGTTTCTGTTTCAACCACTCTTTCTACAAACACTATTCTTGAGCACACTGGTTACCCTGTGGCTTTGATTTTGATTGGTGACTTATCAATTCCCGAAGGTCAGTCAATTGAGAATTATATCGCCGTTTCCGGTGGGCATGGAGCCTATGGAGAGGAAGCTGCAAGACTTGATATTGATTCAGTAAGGGAATTTGTCCTTAAAATGAAAGACAGGGTTTCAGCCTTTGCCGTATCTTCTTATTTCAGTATTCGTAACCCAGGCCATGAACTGGAAGTAAAGGCACTTATTCGTGAATTAACAGGCCTGCCAGTTGTTTGCGGGCATGAACTTTCCCAGGATTTGGGGGCTTTTTCCCGTGGAATAACCGCATATCTCAACGCACAGTTAATTCCGATTACTGATCATTTCATCGATGCGATTATGCATGAGATGGATCGAAGAAAAATTCATGGTCGCCTTCTGATGTTAAAATGTGACGGCTCAGTTGTGGGAATTGATGAGGCAAAAGAGAAGCCAATTGAATCAATTTTCTCAGGACCGGCTGCAAGTCTTGTAGGAGCATCATATCTTTCCGATGTCCAGACATGTGTTGCAATCGATGTAGGTGGTACAAGTACTGATGTTGCAATGGTAAATTCGGGTTTGCCGGAAATTACTGATGAAGGAGCTATTGTAGGCGGATGGCAAACAAAGGTAAAGGCTATTCGCATGGAAACCTCGGCTATGGGTGGTGACAGTCACATTTGGGTGCAAAATCAGAAAATCAATATTGGCCCACGTCGTGTTATTCCTATATGTGTGGCAGCAACCAAATGGCCCGGTATAAAGGATAAACTGAAAGTTGCCCGTATCCCTTCAAAAATGCAATTGTGCGAAAACATCCAGCCAACCAAGTTTTTTATTCGTACCGGGAAAGAATCCGGGGAACTAAGTCCTACTGAACAGGATCTTCTGGATCGCATTGGAGATGAACCAGTTTCAGTTAATGAAATCTATTCGGATCATCTTCCTTCCCCCGTATTCCTTGATCTATTGATCAAAAAACGCCTTATTCAGGCAATCGGTTTTACACCTACTGATGCACTTCATGTTCTTGGGGATTATACCGAATGGGACGTTGAAGCTTCCCGACTCGCAGCCGGTCCCCTTGGAAGAATGACGTATAAAGAAAGGACTGAGTTCTGTAAGGAAGCTAAGACCATATTCGCAAAGAATATGGCTCTCTATATCATGGCCTACCTTTTGCGTGGCATAGATAAGGAAGAAATAGAAAAAATACTGGAAAACAGGGATGATTTCTATTCAGCCTTTAAATTGAGTGTTCCTGTTGTTCTTCTTGGTGGGCCTGTGCAGGCTTATGTTGAGGAAATCAACAAATTCTTTGATGCCGATGTGATCCTTCCGGAACACGCTGAAGTCGGGAACGCTGTTGGAGCACTTGTAGGAAAAGGAATCAAGAGGATTGAAATTCTGATACGTAACGTTTACAAAGGACGAAAATCCGGTATTATGATGTTTTCCCCGCATGGTCGGGAGGCTATCAAATATGCCACTTATCCGGATGCTCTTGAAGCCGCCAATACTCTCGGAAGGGAAATGATTATGGAATATATGAAAAGTTCCGGTCTGGACGGCGGAGATGTGCGCATCGAGGTCACACAGAATGACATTAAGCTTCAGGATGGCGGCGGTATTCCTATTGAAACCAAACTTACATTTGTCGGTGTAGGAATGCCACGGCTGGACAACTAAGAAAAGAGGTTTTCATGCCAACACTTGCTTTACTTGCCTGCAGGATGTTTGAAGACGAGATTGTGCATCTTCTTGAAGAGGATTCGGACTATCGTCTCATTGTTGTAGACAATGACAACACGGGGGGATTCGAAAGAAAAGTAGCTGAGCAGGGGATAGATTATGAGCTTGTCCCATTTGACCAAATCGAGGCATCCATTGGACAATCAGAGCAATTTACTATTATGGTAAATCTCCTGGAATTTGCACTTGATGCAAAACCGGAGAGGCTTCGGGATAAAGTGTACCAGACAGTGGAAGAAATGGTTGAATTATGTGATGGTATTCTCGTTCTTTATGGCTTATGTGGGAATGTGCTGGGTTCAATTGAATCTGACTTTGAACATATGGATATCCCGGTTCGCATTCTCAAGGATTCCCTTGGAAACATAGTCGATGACTGCATTTGTGCTTCATTTGGTAGCAGGGACGAATACCTGAATGCGCTTGAAGGTGAAGAAAGAGGTGTAGGAACTTATTTCCTGACCCCGATGCAGGCGATTAACTGGAAGGAAATGGTTGTTCTTGCGGGGCTTACTCCAGATCCGGATAATATTGAAATGACAAAAATGGTTT
The window above is part of the Methanohalophilus levihalophilus genome. Proteins encoded here:
- a CDS encoding hydantoinase/oxoprolinase family protein, with amino-acid sequence MQYSMGIDAGGTYTDSVIVRDSDGKIVDSSKARTTYPDLLEGIRNSIDGLDKSYLENIKLVSVSTTLSTNTILEHTGYPVALILIGDLSIPEGQSIENYIAVSGGHGAYGEEAARLDIDSVREFVLKMKDRVSAFAVSSYFSIRNPGHELEVKALIRELTGLPVVCGHELSQDLGAFSRGITAYLNAQLIPITDHFIDAIMHEMDRRKIHGRLLMLKCDGSVVGIDEAKEKPIESIFSGPAASLVGASYLSDVQTCVAIDVGGTSTDVAMVNSGLPEITDEGAIVGGWQTKVKAIRMETSAMGGDSHIWVQNQKINIGPRRVIPICVAATKWPGIKDKLKVARIPSKMQLCENIQPTKFFIRTGKESGELSPTEQDLLDRIGDEPVSVNEIYSDHLPSPVFLDLLIKKRLIQAIGFTPTDALHVLGDYTEWDVEASRLAAGPLGRMTYKERTEFCKEAKTIFAKNMALYIMAYLLRGIDKEEIEKILENRDDFYSAFKLSVPVVLLGGPVQAYVEEINKFFDADVILPEHAEVGNAVGALVGKGIKRIEILIRNVYKGRKSGIMMFSPHGREAIKYATYPDALEAANTLGREMIMEYMKSSGLDGGDVRIEVTQNDIKLQDGGGIPIETKLTFVGVGMPRLDN
- a CDS encoding DUF1638 domain-containing protein — protein: MPTLALLACRMFEDEIVHLLEEDSDYRLIVVDNDNTGGFERKVAEQGIDYELVPFDQIEASIGQSEQFTIMVNLLEFALDAKPERLRDKVYQTVEEMVELCDGILVLYGLCGNVLGSIESDFEHMDIPVRILKDSLGNIVDDCICASFGSRDEYLNALEGEERGVGTYFLTPMQAINWKEMVVLAGLTPDPDNIEMTKMVFDYSGYKNVGKVNTGLNYEKEFDKTVDEFASLFDFNTRHFEGSTRVVDNSYRAIKEEILKKK